AAGGACGTTACACCTCTGCTGCCTGATCAGCATCCTGACCGTCGTGGGACCACGCGTCGCCTCCCTGGTGGTCCTGGAGTTCTCTCTGCGAGCGGTGGCGGCCTGGGTCACCGTTGGATCGGTGagaagtcacatgaccagtgacccccccccccccccccccccccacccccaccccttcaGCCGTCCATACTGCCCTCTTGCCTTTCATGACTTTGCACTGCATTTTCTTTAAACCTCTCTCCCCAGAAGTCCCCTCCCAGTGCCGCCCTCCAGTTTATGGTCAGCTGCCAGTTCTCCCTGGGCTGTGCTCTGAGCTGCAGTCTCCACTTcctccaggagggggcgcccCAGCGCTTGCTAAGCTTGCTCCTGGCGGCAGGGCTGAGCTGGATTCTAGCGAGGCAGAGCAGCCACCTGTGGCACCACGTGATGGCGCTGTACCCCCTACACAGCTCCCAGCGTTACTGCGGAGTCTGCCTCAGCCTCGTGGCCTCTAGTCGTGCCCTGCTGCCCCTCCTGACCCACAGCCTCATGGTGACCTTCTGCGTGGCTGCTGTCGCCGCCATATCAATCATCAACCACCACTTCCTGTCAGCAGCAGAAGCGCTGAGGTTTTGGACGCCGCTTACGATCTGCTACATGTTGCTGGTTGTCCACACACAAGGTAAGTGTGGGGGCAGAATGGTACTCCTGATATCGAGAGGcatatctttatttatttatacacaaataccccccctccccagaggaGCAACATCGCCGCCCTGGTGGAGAGGTTGTGCATCAGACAGTGATGGTGCGCCTGGGGggtctgctgctgctgatgctgaTGGTGGGCTGGTGGACAGACGTGCTGCACATGTTCATTTGCTTCCTGGGGGAGGCGTGCTGCCTAATCCCCTCGCGGGACCTGCAGGATGCGGTTTCCCAGGTTAGCTGGCCAGAGTGTGACGTAACAACGTCCCAGCCCTTAGCTCCATGCCCTCTGTTTATATATACAGAAACTGAGTGTCTAGTACGCTCCTGTCAGGTTACCTAAACACTCTTAAGAGTTAAATGAACACTCCCAGTGTTAGGATAATCCTAGACGTTTTTCTGAAAGGCATATACCAGAATGGGGGTTGATTGTACCCATTAGTGCTGAGAATTTTAATTAACCCCTggaaaatgttttaatgttacagTACAGCTTCATTCACGCTCAAGCTTGTGCACCTGAAAATGTTTGAGTGTTTTTCAGATGCTGCCGTCTCCCCTGTGATGTAGTTAACATATCCAACACTGCGGTGTGTTCTCTTACCCTGCAGGAGATGGCCGAAGAGGCTTCCAGCTGCCTGCAGCTGAATCAGAGCACAAACTCCCACTCACAGATGCAGCCAGAATCTGACTTGGTCCCCTCTAAAGACAAGGACTTTTAGATGTCGCGCAGAGGTCCCTTGTGGTGGTGAAAAACAGAGAGACCACCGTTGTACACTGAGTTCATTTTGTGCAGAAACACCCTCACAGAGATAAATACATGACTCACAGAAATGTTGGGCAGGATGGGAGGGGGTGGACGAGCAGGGGAGCTAgacggggggggcagggcaggtaAAACTAAGGTGTGTTTCTTAGTGACAGGGTGTGTTTCTGAACTTTGGCTTCCAAAGATTGAGTCACCACCCATAGGCTGGTGTCATACCTCACTGACGCCAGAGTTACAGGTGTGATTTCTGTCGGGATTTAAACCTGAAATCTCACCATCACTCTGGATTCCCAGACCAAGCCGCGATGGCAGAATTTGTCATTCCCAGTCTCCAAGAGCTGTGGACTATACTGTTTTCCTTGATGCCTCAGGTCTTTACTGAAAAAGTCACTCTGATTACTGAGACCGCAGTCGGTGTCCAGCCTTGGCAAGGTCACACGTTACTCATTCCAGTGAAAGTGCAGCCCATCGAGTCGTCGTTTTCAGTCTCCAGTTACTGTCATCGATCGATCGTGTGTCGCTGAGGAAACGGGGCCCATCGGTGACACCAGTGACCTGATCGCTTCCTGCTCTACTGGTTGTTCCTCAGTGAGCTGTTTTGTACAGATAATAAAAGCATCAAGAAAATGCGGATGGCCAGAAACTACTCATTTTCAGCGGAAAGTTCTGGAGAAATGGGCTAGTAAAGGCGTGGTCAAGTTGGAGAAAGAGaacatggaggggggggtgtatgtgtatgcgtgtttgtgtgtgtgtgtgcttgcgtgtgtgtgtgtgtgcgccgaaccctaaccctaatgtaGCGGTCATGAGGGAATCACACTGGGAAATCTCTGAACTGGGACATATGTCAGCCTCAGACACACATACCAACAAATCTGCCAGCATTAAATACCAGGGCATACATTCCCACACACATACCTGCATTTTTACATGCATGCCTGACCGCCCTGCTTCAGCCATAAGTACCGGGTGTCAAAAGCTCTCGCATACATGTGCACATATACAGTTTTACTAACCTGTGCAGACAGTCCTATACACTTACCTGCACAAGCACAcaaactctctctctcacacacacacacacacacacacaaattgaGCCGTCATGCATGAATGTGATAAATTCCAGTACATTCTGGAGGTCTTTTTTTGTTAGCCTTACACCAGAAGTCTCTTTGCTGAAGCTGCTACATGATGAATTATGCCACATCTGCACCCCATCATCGTAATTCCCTGACataataaatgtgtgtgtgtgtgtaatgtgtgtgtaaCGCTACACTTTGTTACAGCGAGTTAGAGGAAATGGTGCTTTTAGGTTGGGGGGTTAAGGGTGGACACCATGACGGCAGGGGGCAGGAGCCTCGGCTGTAGGCAGGGgcaaaccccccacccccccccgccgggTTATCTGACTGACAAGCCAGGAGGAGGGGACTGCGTGCTCAGGGGGGATGATGTCATGCTCGGGCATGCTCCTTCCCGCAAGCCCCACAGCGCGCAGCCCCTGCAGGCACATTCCCGTGTCGCCCCCCCTTTTCCTGCatttgcgccccccccccaacaggcgCCCGTCTCTCTCCCTTCGTTCTTCTTCATAATTGCTTCTTCTGTATTTCCTTTGTCACGTCGTTACCCCTTAtttttctccctctctttcaATATCTGGGCACTGTGTTGTAGCATGTTTCTCGCCAAAATGATTGCTTATAATGTTAAAAAGCAGGGGGGCTGGAGAGGCCGAGTAACATTGCTGCACTTTTGGTAAATTCCATCTCTACGTGTCTTCTTTATTCTTGATTTTCTCCCTTTATTTTTAACCCCTTTATCTATGAATTAAAGATGGACCGTCTTCAAAGCTCGTGTATCCCCCCCATGTATCCCCAACCTCGAAATAGACTTACATTCCTGATTTATTCAACGAAGAGAAGGCGGATGTCAGCTTCTGGGAGCCAGTACGGAAACGTAGTTAATCGGCTTAACGAAGCGGTAGGTGTTGCAGAAAGGAAATTAATATAGCGTGTATAAGAAAAGTACGGTCTGGGGACGAAGGAGGGATTGGAAGAACGAGAGGGAGTGAAAGAGACGATTGGGGTTAGGCAGGTAGCCTACAGTCATATCCTGCTGGATTTTTCTGAGGAGGGGGGGTTGTGCGTATATTGCCTGCGTTTCGTGGCGTTTAGTCAGTGATTAACTGTTCACCTTTTACGGTTGGTAAAGTGTcagcggctgggggggggggctgagatggggggaggaggaggaggaggagagggaggagggggtAGGGAAGCGGTGAAATGAGGAGCTGAAGAGAAAGGTGTGGCTCTGTACCGTGTGCGGTGCTGCTGCGGCGGAGCCCCGTATCGGTACCGCGGAGCGGGCAGAAGCGGAGAGGAAACGCGCACCGAGGGTGTCTTGCTCCGGTAAGGGGGCGCGGAGCCGGTGGGGGGGAGACATGGCGAAACGTGCGCTTTAGCCTTACGCCATTTAAAACAATAGCCGGGCGGATTACAGCGTCGATCCTCTTTTATGCGCCCTAATGTTTGCGGACCGCCGGCGATCGTCTGTCCTGCGGCGACGATTTTGATTCCTACCAATGCTGGGTTATTAGTGCGGCTGTCTGTAGCAAAGGCAAGAGAAAATGACGTTTGAAATGAATAAACCATAAATCCGGTTTAAGTTGTTTAGCGGTGACAGCCAGGCGGGCTCTGCGCGTTTGTGCATGTAAGGCACGCGTGTGGGTAAAGGGTTTCTATATGGAACTTCTTTGCTGTCATGttttaatgactttttttttttttatctctaaGGATATTAATTGTACTGAAAGCGTGAGCCCTGCGTGTATTTTTGCACGGGCTCACAGTTGCTCACGTTTCCGATGGTGATAATATTAGTATCTTTATTATTGGTAGACTTCCGCGCCCTGGACTGGGCTGAGTTGGGGTCTATGAGGTGTTTATTGGATCAGGGGCGACCCTGGCTCAGTACCAGCCTCCTGGACCTCCAGCACACCCTAATTAAGCAGTGACTTTGCCGACAATCCCCGCTGCCTCACTGGCGAGTGGGGGcttgggggaggtggggggccCCCTGAGAGGTCTGACCTGACGGGAGCCGGTGGGGAGACCCAGGGGGAGGCGGCATGGCACCGGGTTGGGGGACCGTGACCCCGGCCTCCTGGTGCGGGCTTGCAAATGACCAGGACTAGAAAAACTAAACGCAAAAGAATCAGTTATGGTCCACTTTTTCAAATCAAAGGGATGTACGATCACAGGCAAACAGGAAGCTCGGACGGACATAACACACACGTATTAACCATGTATCACCATTAACGTGAGTGCTGACAGCGTCACTTCAATTGTGTTGTGCACAGAAACTTTAACGAGCAgtataaacacatttttttaaatcggactatttttctttttttattgtctTCCCCAAGAGCTTAGCATTTCTGCGACTTGGGATAGTAAGTTGGGGGGTGGCTGTTATTCGCGAATGGGACAGTGAGTACCCTGCTCCCTAGTTAATGCATTTTCGCAGTGTGAAGTTTGCCCGTTTGCTGGCCCCGCTGACCCGAACATGTCTGTGGTTTGTGTAAATGTTCCTGCTTTATCTGTAGTTACGAACCGTTGCTAATACGCCGTATCCAAAGCAGTCAGGGCCTCCATCTGTGCGTCTGAGCTGACGTATCCATTTAATTATTAACCCGCGTAAAATTACATAATTCAATCTACTAAGCATAATCGCATAGTGTTAACTTTATGTATTGTTGCGAAAAAATAGCTCTTGTTAGATAAAATGTCAGTAACCATAttcctacactgtaaaaaaaaaaatggatacaGCCCTGATAcggttttgttccccaaggtacaagcGACATTAATGTCCCtcatagtccatttctgtaccttaaaaggtagaTTTTcctacagcaggggtctccagctCCGATCCTGgggagctactgtccagtaggatttccatcctacctggcttcctggtatttacctaaGAACAGGTGTGGCCCATCAGACACCAGGtagatagaaaacctactggacagtagctctccaggactggaattgtAGATCCCTGGTCTACAGCTAGAGTAtaactggcagacccttgagggttcagccccagtgacaagtaattgtcccctcaaaggtacaaattggtgctttttttctgacagtctACTGTCCAGATTGAGGAGGTTTGGAGACTCATAGTTACAGGTATAAGGGGTATTTGGCTAATGGTTACAGGATGTACATAACAAGTAGGTTTTATTATTGCCGCCGTATTTTTTCTTAGTACTTTATTTGCTGTTCGTTTTGTGTAGCCTCAGCTGTCATGGCATCAGCGGCCCCCCAGAAGAGGATGGTATCATCTGTCTTCATCACTCTGGCATCTCCGCACCGTGCCACCGTCACTCCGCATGCCACGCTGAGTGACTCGCGCGGCTCTGCTGTCACCGTGACCGGCTCTGGGAAATCCTCGCTTGGCGCCCCCAGACTTGGCCCTCCCACAGCCCCCAAAGCCCAAACTGCTGTGCCGTATAGCCACGCCCCTACTACATCGCAGGCCACGCTTCCTGTCtcacacagccacaccccctcTGCATCACAAGCCACATCCCCCATATCACATAGCCATGCCCCTGCCACATCACAAGTCACACCCCCTACATCACATGGCCGCACCCCCACACCAAAAGCACCACCTCCAACACAATCCAAGCCCATCTTTGCCCCCTCACAAGTCCCACCTCCACCACCATCCAGCCCCACCCTCACCACGCCGAAACAGCCTTTCCACTCAATGCACCAGGGGGTTCTGCCCCCATCCTTGGGCAGCGGTCTGCCCTCCACGGCACATGGGCAGAAGGCTGCACTGGACAGAGAGAGACCAGTGGAAGGTAATGAAACCAgtacatcatttttatttattttttttggtttctgCTGCATctcattttaatgcagacaagcCTCAAGCCTGTATGCTAGTCAGTCGATGGTCTCTTACACATAAACGCAACCATACAGACAGTACACACCCCAGACCCAGGGCGACAGGCAACCTCTGTCTCCGAAAGCAAAGTTTTACAATGTGAAGAATAGCATACTAGCCTACTAGTACACTCCTGTCAGGTTACGTAAACACTCTTAAGAGTTAAATGAACAGGAATACAGCAGTAGGTTTGTAGATGGCTTCtgcattgtggaaatgtttcatCCCGTAGCATCTTGAGGTCGTCTGTGAGCTTTGTGCCTGTCAATGTCTGATGTGTGGTCTATGTCTGATGTGTGGTCTATGTCTGATATGTGGTCTATGTCTGATATGTGGCATGACGGATGGCGCATGGTCCTGATGTGGCATCTTGGTACCGGAGCTCACTCTCTCATCTGTCCCCCCCACAGACattccccccccacctccgccTCCACTGCCTTTCCTGGGCGCAGAGCCGTATGCGGACGCTGAgccccccctgcctcccccacCGCCCATCGACCCAttgccaccccctccccttcctgtcAGTCAGTCTGAAGCCCCCCTGTCTTCACCCCAAGTAAGATGCATATGTGTTTGTGGCAGAGAGATGTTCTGCCAATTTACCCACTGTGATGTATTTATCATTGACTGATTTAAGGTGTTTTTAATATGTAAATCAGAGTACTGCACACATTTCCTAATGTGCTGCGATTGTTTACCTTCTTTGTGAACTTCAGCTTTCCTTATGATTTTGTTTTTCGATGGATTGACGATGCAAAGCAAGCAGCAGACTGGCATCAGCGCTGCCCCCTTGTCTCTGCAGATGAAGCCTGTGCCTGGACCTCAGTATGGGGAGacggcgccacctgctggtcaaagccAGAACAACCAGACTCCAAGAAACGAGGACCTCAAGGATGATGCGGAGGGCAAAGGTCAGCGGAGGCGTCCAAAACCCTGAAAAACAAATCTCCCAGATTCAGGAAGGTTTTGGCCCATATGTGGTGATCAAgtcattttttttactttagtttgcatttgatttttttgtttgttttcagacGTGTGTGGATTTTGCCGGAAACCAGTGGCCCTCAGCGAGGCCGCCATTCAGGCCCTGAACAGGACATACCACGCAGGCTGCTTCCAGTGCAGGCAGTGTTTCCTGCCCCTGGCTGGACAGCTTTACTACAACAAGGCAGGGATTCCACTGTGTGAAGCCTGTTACCAGGCAAGTGCCAGGCGGGGTCTGAATGGGGGCTTCAACAAGCAGCAATTTAAATTATGTGTAActctttacttgatggggcacaaataatatagtattatgctgCTACTTATGTATCAATTAACCAcaaagtcttagttacatactgatttcATGGTAATTCATCTTTAATGAATTGTgctgcatgttttatctcaagcagttactttatttgttactatatctaattctgtaaacctttgtgaactaccgAAGGGCCTACTCATGAATAACACGTTAAATACTCatcccatgtttgttcatcattaatgtaTCATGACgtatcttttatctcaagtagggaaaatatttgttcatgatttgttcatgatttatatgttagtagtaactgagttattactaagtatttgtgcacCATCAAGGAAAATGTTACCAAATTATGGGCCTGAGcggacagtatatgaactgttTACATTTAAGCTTATTTCTCTGGATTGGCTGTTCATTGTATGTGTTGCACCATCtataatattcatttatttaaatttgtaaACAATGAAAATACACTGTAATTGAGTGACTCTGCGGGCAGTGACTCTGCGGGCAGTGACTCTGCGGGCAGAGTCTGATACTCTCAGCGATGCTGCTCTGAATTCTGCCtttagctctgtgtgtgtggagtttgcatcttctccctCTTTTCATGGGATTTCACTGGCTGctctgtgctgtaaa
This genomic interval from Paramormyrops kingsleyae isolate MSU_618 chromosome 8, PKINGS_0.4, whole genome shotgun sequence contains the following:
- the LOC111853434 gene encoding transmembrane protein 82-like isoform X1, whose translation is MFGSVLFWLPSISDIMNFEVNLFESLLQGVVSTSGILVLCNLLRVHFFIKAVRKDDGSSQKEPPRLLAGPRPGLGRTLHLCCLISILTVVGPRVASLVVLEFSLRAVAAWVTVGSKSPPSAALQFMVSCQFSLGCALSCSLHFLQEGAPQRLLSLLLAAGLSWILARQSSHLWHHVMALYPLHSSQRYCGVCLSLVASSRALLPLLTHSLMVTFCVAAVAAISIINHHFLSAAEALRFWTPLTICYMLLVVHTQEEQHRRPGGEVVHQTVMVRLGGLLLLMLMVGWWTDVLHMFICFLGEACCLIPSRDLQDAVSQEMAEEASSCLQLNQSTNSHSQMQPESDLVPSKDKDF
- the LOC111853434 gene encoding transmembrane protein 82-like isoform X2: MFGSVLFWLPSISDIMNFEVNLFESLLQGVVSTSGILVLCNLLRVHFFIKAVRKDDGSSQKEPPRLLAGPRPGLGRTLHLCCLISILTVVGPRVASLVVLEFSLRAVAAWVTVGSSPPSAALQFMVSCQFSLGCALSCSLHFLQEGAPQRLLSLLLAAGLSWILARQSSHLWHHVMALYPLHSSQRYCGVCLSLVASSRALLPLLTHSLMVTFCVAAVAAISIINHHFLSAAEALRFWTPLTICYMLLVVHTQEEQHRRPGGEVVHQTVMVRLGGLLLLMLMVGWWTDVLHMFICFLGEACCLIPSRDLQDAVSQEMAEEASSCLQLNQSTNSHSQMQPESDLVPSKDKDF
- the fblim1 gene encoding filamin-binding LIM protein 1 produces the protein MASAAPQKRMVSSVFITLASPHRATVTPHATLSDSRGSAVTVTGSGKSSLGAPRLGPPTAPKAQTAVPYSHAPTTSQATLPVSHSHTPSASQATSPISHSHAPATSQVTPPTSHGRTPTPKAPPPTQSKPIFAPSQVPPPPPSSPTLTTPKQPFHSMHQGVLPPSLGSGLPSTAHGQKAALDRERPVEDIPPPPPPPLPFLGAEPYADAEPPLPPPPPIDPLPPPPLPVSQSEAPLSSPQMKPVPGPQYGETAPPAGQSQNNQTPRNEDLKDDAEGKDVCGFCRKPVALSEAAIQALNRTYHAGCFQCRQCFLPLAGQLYYNKAGIPLCEACYQASLEQCWACGETIKEQVMRALGRAYHPPCFVCSTCSRPLGEERFAQGEVGEVYCLADYYRKYAPCCSACQQLIVPADDGRDSYTVECLGHTFHEDCYRCETCQVLLSPEPNDQGCYPLDGKMLCKPCHLTLVQESQG